The sequence ATATTTTAGGTATAAATAAGGACACGCTGCCCCAGGGAGCAACCCATTTAGAAGCTAATCATCAAAGCCTACTTGTGGCTGAACTTTCACTTACATGAAAAAGAGCCTTTAAAAGGCTTTCACCTGTCTGCATTTCAAGTGCACTATTAATGAACTAGCAACCTTCTCCGGGTATTTTCTAGCTGCATTTTCAAATCAGCAAAGTCCCTTCCTTCCAACCATAGTGGCTTCTCTTGTTATAGACCGAAAAGATTAGTAACTTGTGAATCTGATTCTCCTGAACAGTTTTTATGCAAACACTAAGCCCAGAAAGGATTGCATTCATATTATTCCCGATGGTAAATGCAAATAAAGCAAATGGCCAGATTAACTGAGGTTTGATCAGTACCTTTTGAAAGGTGCTAGAATCCTCAGCAACTAGCTGATCTGCCTAATCAGAAGATTCACACAGTACTGGACTGGACCACTTTTGAACAGAGGTGAGGAGCTGCATGGCTGAATGTTCCGCCTGTATCAGTATGTACATGAAGAAATAGCTCTTCCTTTTCGTGCGGCCTTCTCCCTCATGCAGGCTTTGACCATGGGGAAGATTTCAATCATGCACTCGCCACATGCATTCCAAACATATGCAGTGCCAAGAGAGCTGTGCTAAGTGATTCCTCTGGATCTGTATATTGCTATGGAAGAGAGCTGCAGAGCAAGGACTTTTCAGTATGATAGCTGGGAAGAGCATTGTTCATATTTATGTGGCATTTCCAAAATGACTATTAGAAAAATACCCACTGGCCAGTTTATTAATATCTGCACTCAAGGTTGCCACCTCCCTTCCTAACAGAGGTTCCTGCACCTTTAGCAGCTGAATAGCGTTGAGAAGCTCAGCAGGTATAGCCACAAACACAATCAGGAAGCACCTACTGAATTCAGAATAATGTTCGTTGGTACAAACTATGTTTTCCAGTCCAGCAGGTATGCTTTTCTGTGAAACGACTGTTTTCTTTGTGGGGGACCCTGTGCTGTTTTGTGCTCTGATATGGTATGTAACATTTAAGATACTTGAATCATTTCCTTGATTAAATTatgagatggctttaaaatatgtGTATGGGTAATGAAAGAATTAAGTCTAGCTGGAAAGAGTTTTTTTCTTACCTGGTTCCTTCTATCATGGGCATTTCACACCTCTGGTTTGTCTTGTATTATTGCATTTCTAGGACAATTTATATATTTTCTGCATTGGGATGGAAACTTTGCCCACCTTCTCAAAGCTTGGCAACCCTCAAGTGGGAAGGAACTACATCATAGCCCCACCCATGTAGTTCCTGCATACAAACTTTTCTATAGAAACATGGAAGAAGCTGCAGGTGACCTTTGGCGTTGCTGATGACTTggcaatttgtttttaaaaatcaaggttTATTGAAGTATTTTAAACCAATGTTCCAATGACTGTAAATTCCCCAGGATTCagatgaggaaagaagagacttgGTTATACTAAATAAATGATTTGCATTGTGGTAAATTATTTGCAATATAATGATGAAGTTTTAACATTGAGGCAACAATTTCTACCACAATCACAAAAAAGAGGCATGAAATTTTACAGGcagaaataagtgtgtgtgtggtatgtgcatacacacacagagagagagagagagagagagagagagagagagagagagcgcgcgcaatGTTCTGGTTGGTTTTTAATATAACAAAGAACAATGTACAATTTCTTTCCATAATTAGTCAAGTTACACTCCAAACTCCCTGCTACCCCATTTGTTTACCTCTAGCTTCTATAATTCCTTACAAacatatttaatttaattttaaagtgAAAGGGTTGTTACTTCTGTTTGGGAGTGAGGTAGTTCTTGTATGTCAAGCAGAAATTCAACTGGTAGTGCTTTCCCCAGCATGTAAAGAACACGGGgtaggcagacttcaggctttcaGAGTCCACTTTGTTTTCTACTATAACCTTCAGATCTGCCAGGAGTGAGGTACAAAAGACATATTCTTAAGAGTCAAGAATTCCAAGCCCAATAGTTTGTCTTGACAACCAGAAATGAACAGAGTCCACAGTCCTTCGACACACAAAATCCAGTACTGGCTATCCAAAAATTTATTAATTAAAGTAGTGTGATACACAGCTTATCTACTGTAAATTACCCAGAAATCTATCCTCAAATCCCTTATGCCTAACCCAGGAGTAGACAAAATAAAAGGGAAAACTTCACCCCTTGAATTTCTGTTTAACAGAGTTTTTAAAGGTACAAGAATCCTGTCTGAGAGATAAAACTGTAGCAAGCCTATTCTTAGGTTCCCAAGATATTCagcaatggatttttaaaaatcctttattTCCTTCTGCCTAAAGACAGCTCATTAGCAGCACGCTGGTAAAATATTTTCTGTCTCTAACCTCTGGCTTACcttggagtaaaccccactgaagcCAGTGGGAATCGCTTCTGAGTTGAGCaacacaggattgtgctgttagcaaGATACATTTTCCTTACCAAATACACTGTTTCCATAAGAAATGTGAAAGGCTTACAGTGTGATTCTAAGAGCATTTGCTTACGTAGTCCATAGTGTGTGTGCAGGAAGAAGCCCTCATAGTTTAAAATATGGATATTCCTAAACAGGGAAATCATAAATATTCCTAAACTGCAGATCTCTTTGGAAGTTTAAGAGTATTAACAACAGAATATACACATCTGCTTGTCTCTGCATTCACTATTGTGTTCTACTTGCATTTGAGGAAGACTATCTCTCTCATTGCATCAACTTACGTGCAAGTGATTTTCAGGTTTCTTCATGTCAATCATACTAGTGGAAAATTCCTCCATTCATTTAAAAAGATAAACAGTTGTAACTTTCAAATTTGGTTAATGCGACATCTATTACTGGCTTGGGCTGTCAGCATTCCAAAAAAGGGATATCACCCTGATCTCCAGCCTATCAGGATGCACTAGGCTGAGCCCTGGAAGGGAAACCTAAACATTACAGGTGTATAAGTACCAGAGCTAGCCAGCACAGATGATGCACCTGTCTCAGGGAAAGGAGTAACACAGGTGTGTTGAAACTTGGTCAACTGCCAGAGCTAGATTATGAGCTCATTTGATCCACAGATACACTCACCACACCGCTGCAGCCCGCAATTTCCTAACATTGGGCAGGAACCTCCTGAAATGAACATCTACTATGAAAATTTCTTTCATCCACAGAATATTCCTAGTCCACAGAGGCCTACAAACTTTGAAACAGGAGACTACAATGCTACACCCAACCCTTACTTGTGGTTAAATGGACCTTCCATTAACAGTCCACCTTACCTACCGGGAACCAATGGCAGCCCATACATCCCACCAGCCTATGGGATGCAAAGGCAGCTCTTGCCTAACATGCACGGCTTGGCAGGGAATGAAATGGGCTGGCTCCCAATGCCTTCTCAAGAAGAGCTGATGAAGCTGGTCAGACCACCTTATTCCTATTCTGCGCTCATTGCCATGGCCATCCACGGAGCCCCAGACAAGAGACTGACCCTCAGTCAAATCTACCAGTATGTCGCTGACAACTTCCCCTTCTACAACAAAAGCAAAGCTGGTTGGCAGAATTCCATACGGCACAACTTGTCTCTCAATGACTGCTTCAAGAAGGTGCCCCGGGATGAAGATGACCCAGGTAAGAagactttttaataataatttcaccCCTCAGGCTCCCTTAAGAGGACAATCGCCCATAAGTTCCCCAAGGTATCTAGTAAGCTAAATGTGATTCTGATCCAGTTTCCAGTGAAGCAAAGGCAGAGTCCTATGAAAGCTTGAATGGTAGCTAGGCTATTTGTCCTCTCCTTCACCAGATTTGATAATCCTAAATTACTCCCTAATACCTGTTTGCTTGGTTACCACCAGGGAAATAAAATTATTGGGGTGCCAGGGTGTGGGAGAAAAATTGTTTGCTTTTTGAATCTGATGATGtgtctaaaatatttttttgtaagatTCTACAATCCCTATTTTCTATAGGCTCCCTCCCTTCCAAATTGCCATTCATAGCAGCAATTGAATACCCTTAGTAAGTTTGTCAACTTCTTCATTAACCCTTGATCCTATGACTTTAATAGTAGGTTGATTCAAAGACATTGGCAAGCGATAATCTTTTCCATGCTGTGAAATTCTTTCCTTGTTGATTAAAGATCACACAAGCAACCAGGgctgtttttttgggtgggggtgtcTGGTCCATAGGTGGCCTAGAATTCATTAGTTCCTTTGTCTTGATTATAAAAAACTTGAGCTGTTTTTTTAAGGAACTCActttcagggctgatttcttgttggGTGTTACTGGGGGACACAATCACCCTGCCTGCTTGCTGTCTTGCCTGAGGGCAAATAGTGCCTTGTCTCAGTAAAATCTGCTGATGTTAATGAAGGGTTTGTAAAGTGTTTTTTGGCGGTGGGGGCGGGGAGTGGAGTGGGCTATTAGGACTGAAATACCAAGTTGCATTGAAGTAAAAGTTCAGCTTCAGTTTACCTAAAGCCTGGACAGGGGCTGGCTATAAGGATCTGGGCAGATTTGAATACAAGCAGAGAGTCTCTGTCTTTCTTAAAGGGTGTTTCCCAATGTGTTGCTTTTTCTGAAACCAAGCCAGAATAAGCCCTGAGAACCATCTCTTTGTTGGCTGTGATTTATATTTACATTCTGCTGCTCTTGTTCTAACAGGGAAGGGCAATTACTGGACTCTGGATCCGAACTGTGAGAagatgtttgacaatggaaactttcggcggaagaggaagaagaagtctGACTGCAGCGCCAGCACAGCGTCTCTTGCTTCTGACAAATCGGAGGACAGCGCCTTAACTGGCAGCCCCAAGGCGGCAGCAGAGCACCAAGACCTGCTGGAGAACTCATCTTCTGGAGCAGAGAGCTCCCCTGAAAAGAGATCTCCACCACCATCTTCCACCACTCCCTGCCTCAACAACTTCCTGTCCAGCATGACAGCTTATGTGAATGGGTCCAATTCAGTCAGCCGCTCAGTGGCCCTAGGACTTGGCACCGATGCTGGTGACAAAATGGGACAGAACGTGGTAGGCTTCAACTCATACACCCCTCTTGCCAACATCTCCAGCCATGGCAGTGGAGAGCCATGGTCCAATTCCATGTCCTCTGGTCATCTTGGCTATGGCAGCTCAGTTCTCAACCAGTTCAACAGCAGCTTTTACAACAGCCTCGCTGCAAATAATACTCTATATTCCAGAGAGGGAACTGAGGTGTAAACAGAGGGAGGTCTTGTGAAAAGAGGGGAAAGTGTAAGGATACAGGGAGAGAAAATATTGTCAGGAAAGGTGCTTCACGTTAGCCCCCTCACTTCTTTCAATTTATGTTAAGATACACCAGAACGGTATCTCTGTCATGGCCAATGTTTTCAGGTAGTGGTATTCATAGGCCACAGAGGCTTCAAGCTGCACTGTACAGCCATGACTAACAGCAGACTTCCGCTTGTCTTAGGATCTGTACAGGACAGCATATCATTTTTAACTCCATAGTAATCACTGCTTCAATACTTTCTGCCATTAAAACAGAATGGAATCATCACTTTACACCAAAGACTACCTTGGAAAAGCGACTCTTCTATTGCTTGCTCACCATACAAAGTGACTAAAGCTTCATGAAATGGTCTTGATTCTGCTTTCTTGCTTAACTGAAAACAAGGCATGATTTGGTCATTGGCAAGTACTTTTAAATCTCATTGATTTTCAATTGGAGAGTTGATGCTTCTCCTCAGCTGAAACCAATGAGATTTAAAAGTACTTAACATTGACCGGATCATGTCCATGAGATCTGCTACTTTCTTCAGAATATGCACATGCATTCTGATGGTTCTGTGAAACATGATATAACAACAATTACCGGGGCAGGGGAGTGTAACAAAGGGTAGGAAGTACTAGAAACTTCTGTTCCTTCTTAATAAAATCCATATTTAAAAGCCTTGCCTTTAATCTTTTATGTTTACAGATGTGAGGGTAAAAAGATTTCGAAACAGGAATTGATAGTTTGGGTCTGTTTCAAAACCCATTATTACTActggtatttaaaaataaataaatctaaaactGAGCATGCAGTCATGCTAGTCCAGGTAGCCAACCTGACATAGAAGTTGTCACTGATAATTTTGTTAGCATGGTGTTTGGGTGGAAAGGTAAAATTTCTATGTACTCGCCAAGTTTCAACACTGCTATTTTATGAGAACCTAAGAATCTTTCATGTTGGTTGCTAGTGCATTTtccaaggggggaaaagaagcctttttatttacAGTTCTTAAACAATCTCTGTCCACGGTATTAACACAAATGGggcattcttttttttcttttttttaacctgaAGGTTAATTTATGTACACCTTTCTTATACAATACTGTAAAACATAAACTTGGGGCagttttgcagtgcaatcctatacatgtctattcagacgTAAGTCACATTAAGTTCAATGGACTTTACTCCGAGATAAGGGGGTAAAGGATTGCAGCCCTAACAAATGCTCTCTGGCAAGGTTGCCAAGGGGACCTTTATGTATTATGATGACAAAGAAAACACTGTTGCTTGATATTTTTATTCTGCATATTTTGGTTACAGTTTCATTAAGGGCACATGCAGGGaagtattttttaataaaatatttgtttgtAAAAACTGTGTGCGTATTGTACTTGAAGTTGACAGTAAGTGCCAAAACAAATAAGATGAAAATGGATTATTGTGATGTTCTTCTGACAACAGCTCAAGATCTGGAGATTTAACTTGTACTTAACTTGCAGGCTGGTGGGGAACTAGCACAACAAATTCTCATTCAAAGGGGAAAACAGGGCAACATTTGCTAGCCGGCTCTTTAATATCAGTGAGCTACATGCCCTGATCACAAAATAACACCTACAAAGCAGGACACAAATGTCAAATGGGTCAGCTATAGTTATCGCATACCACTTCCCAAACTTAAAGGCCAGTATTAAGTTGCATACAAAAGAGTGGCACAAATTGTCTAACTAGTGAAAGAGGGAAATACGTAATAATGATCCAGCTAAATTAAATTAGTCCTGATTACAATGGAACAGAGCCAACTGCATGGCCTTCCACTGGAGTAAGATTTGGCTGCACCATGCTCAAAATCTGTCTCTGGGTGAAGGATGTTGTCATGTCTGTTTATGAGTAAATATGTGTTTTATGcaatatagtagtagtaatagtagtaatagtagtagtagtaataataattaataataataataataataatttatttataccccgcccatctggctgggtttccccagccactctgggcagcttccaacaaaatattaaaatacagtagtccctcaaacattaaaagcttccctaaacagggctgccttcagatgtcttctcccAGACATCTAGGAGCGCTTTGCACAAGCGGAACTTCCACTTTGTGCACAAGCAGAAGCCATTCTGCTTGCTGACTTATTTAGCTGAGTACTGCCTGTCTGGTGGAATACTGACTTAACTTGCTGAACACATAAAGACTCCCTCCCAGCCACAGAAAGctttttgatccagcagagggaTCCCActgaaggagaaaggagaggctAACAAGACTGTTGGCAATctccttccccctgcagcccccagCACAAGCTCCCACCCCTGGTCCAGAAGGTCCCCCAGCCCTCTGGAACAATGGCAGAGTGTTGCTTGAGGCTACAGAGGGAAGGGGAATCATCAAAAGACAGCCTCCACTCCCTCAGCCACTGGGAGCAAAGTCTGAATCCCGTCCATTATGTAAATGAGTTGGTCTACTGTAAGTTGCCTTGAACACTGTGAGAAGCTGGGGGTTTATTACAGTCCTGCCTGAGAgcgcttgggtgggtggggaacaaTAACTTTAGTCAACTATTTACATAAAGTGTAAAGTGTGAACGTGCATTAATCCACATGTCTGAAAAATGAAAGCATGCAGAAAGGAAACGTGAATGTTTTATGCAACAGAAGCAGTAAAACAAAATCCCTGCCGTACTGCTTAAGACTAAATGCTTTTCCCACTTAAAATCTCCTAAGATTTTCCATCTGCCAAAGCAAAGCACTTACGTGACTCCTGTGTTTGGGTATGGAGTGATCTGGGGACAAAATGGCTATCCTGCATCACTTTACCCCCATGTCCCTGGTACACTGATATCCTGCTGAGTGTTGGCTCCAATGGTCCCTCTTAAGGCTGCATATGcaacctacatttaaagcacattctcccccctcaaagaatcctgggaactgcaatttgttaaggaggctggcaattgtagctctggggaGGCAGGGAGATATGCTTTTAATGTAGAGTGTGTACATGAAATGGTAGCTGAGAACTCTCTCATGTTGCCTCAGATTTTCCTGCGTGCTTTGTGGAAATTAAGATTGGCAGCAAGCCTTTGCTGGTTTGGGGGGGTCTGGTGGATGACTGACCCTGCTATGTGCTGGAGCTGGCCTTGATCATGCTCATGCACATGCTCAGCTCAGAGCCTAGTGGGAAAGCCACCAGTGGTCCAGGCCTACCAAAGCCAGGGCAGGGAGCGGTGAAATGGGTCCATGGTCTTCTGCAGTAGTTTGCTTTCTCTGCCAATCTGCTTGTGCAAGGATGTGAGTGGTGAGGTGGAGCATAAAAAAGAGAACAACTTAGAAGTACTCTGGAGAGCTCACCAACCTGCAGTGCCCTTTTCCTGCTGCCCTTCTAGGCAATGTGAAAAGTATTGCCATGCATCCTACCATGAGGGGCACGGTAAATAATGTGTGCTCGAATGGTCCAAGAAATCAACCATCACTACTGCTCtaaacaacaggaagaactttctgacagaaagagctgttcggcagtggaatagTCTCCCTCAAGAGGCTGTGGGCTCCCCTtcattggaggattttaagcagaggttggatagccatctgtcatgggtgctttagttaagattcctgcattgcagggggttggactagacgaccctctgggtcccttccaactctacaattctatgattctagaaagGAGAGGAATATGGTGGCATCAGTTCTGCTGACCTCAGGGGCAGCTTCTGGCAATGAATCACAGAAGCACCTCTGAGAAAGATGACCTAGGTAATAATTCATACTGCCTCAGTCAAGTATTCCTGAACATTTTTTTACATACCGTCATAATAACATGCTCAAATTGTGCATGAGTGAGTTTTAATATATGTATTCACAGATCGTTAAAGGGTAACCCAAGGTGGGTAGGGTGAAGATGCATGGTAGCTAATGGAATAAGGTATAAATCTCTAGAATTTCTACATAGCACTtctaatttacatttttaaaacaagtt comes from Podarcis raffonei isolate rPodRaf1 chromosome 2, rPodRaf1.pri, whole genome shotgun sequence and encodes:
- the FOXI1 gene encoding forkhead box protein I1 encodes the protein MSSFDPQIHSPHRCSPQFPNIGQEPPEMNIYYENFFHPQNIPSPQRPTNFETGDYNATPNPYLWLNGPSINSPPYLPGTNGSPYIPPAYGMQRQLLPNMHGLAGNEMGWLPMPSQEELMKLVRPPYSYSALIAMAIHGAPDKRLTLSQIYQYVADNFPFYNKSKAGWQNSIRHNLSLNDCFKKVPRDEDDPGKGNYWTLDPNCEKMFDNGNFRRKRKKKSDCSASTASLASDKSEDSALTGSPKAAAEHQDLLENSSSGAESSPEKRSPPPSSTTPCLNNFLSSMTAYVNGSNSVSRSVALGLGTDAGDKMGQNVVGFNSYTPLANISSHGSGEPWSNSMSSGHLGYGSSVLNQFNSSFYNSLAANNTLYSREGTEV